The proteins below are encoded in one region of Hordeum vulgare subsp. vulgare chromosome 3H, MorexV3_pseudomolecules_assembly, whole genome shotgun sequence:
- the LOC123441237 gene encoding uncharacterized protein LOC123441237 — MSGDLVDLSPGQLHKLADLIHRQEVQKLQELEFNSYAEQQKYLRDANDARDKVYHILDSARDMIAQTEAEKDATKQDIGKDVYDYCTKAIGISLQFIRSYNTRLTYLDKLKTHSDDLIKQLKFLNPATQQKEAQRLALEAGMYKKATLENAKKFQHFAPNQFSKWLKENKIMFEDLVQENMSKLGFRGAFKNLDDIQKLQVYDNIIAEAGQGKSVVTYSFEALGKVGVAVLVFTAAAMVWDIYTAEDKLEAAVRDSVNALTAVVNLEVGEIVTTAVEAGFVALDIEIASAAVTVIGGVVGFGIGALIGIAAGALLDLIFSSGTSKVKITDGLTVCRVAPMPHGLELARLVKHNYPEL; from the exons ATGTCAGGTGACCTAGTTGATTTAAGTCCAGGGCAGTTGCATAAGCTAGCCGATCTGATCCATCGACAAGAAGTCCAGAAGCTTCAAGAGCTCGAGTTCAACTCGTATGCAGAGCAACAAAAGTATCTCCGTGACGCCAATGATGCCCGCGATAAGGTGTATCACATCCTTGACAGTGCACGGGACATGATAGCACAAACCGAGGCTGAGAAGGATGCCACCAAGCAAGATATTGGCAAGGATGTCTATGACTACTGCACCAAGGCCATCGGAATATCTCTCCAATTCATCCGGAGTTACAACACCCGTCTCACCTACCTTGACAAGCTCAAGACCCACAGTGATGATCTCATCAAGCAGCTAAAGTTCCTCAATCCAGCCACCCAACAGAAGGAGGCCCAGCGCCTTGCCCTTGAGGCTGGCATGTATAAGAAAGCCACGCTGGAGAATGCCAAAAAGTTTCAACACTTTGCACCAAATCAATTCTCAAAATGGCTCAAGGAAAACAAAATCATGTTTGAGGATCTTGTGCAAGA AAATATGTCAAAGCTTGGTTTTAGGGGGGCTTTCAAAAACTTGGATGATATCCAAAAGCTACAG GTATATGACAATATTATTGCGGAAGCGGGACAAGGAAAATCTGTGGTGACTTACTCATTTGAAGCTTTGGGAAAAGTCGGGGTGGCAGTTTTAGTTTTTACAGCAGCTGCAATGGTGTGGGACATATACACAGCAGAAGATAAGCTGGAGGCAGCGGTTAGGGATTCAGTAAATGCGTTAACTGCAGTAGTTAACCTTGAGGTGGGAGAAATAGTTACTACTGCTGTAGAAGCTGGATTCGTAGCACTAGACATCGAAATTGCTTCTGCGGCTGTCACGGTAATTGGAGGAGTCGTCGGTTTTGGAATTGGTGCGCTCATTGGGATAGCTGCAGGTGCGCTGCTTGACTTGATTTTCAGCAGTGGAACTAGCAAGGTGAAGATAACAGACGGGCTTACAGTTTGCCGTGTGGCGCCTATGCCTCATGGTCTCGAACTCGCTCGTCTAGTTAAGCACAATTACCCTGAACTTTAA